A window of Mustela erminea isolate mMusErm1 chromosome 19, mMusErm1.Pri, whole genome shotgun sequence genomic DNA:
TGCAAGCATTCGTCCTGTTTTGCAAAAGGcttaactgaggctcagagagatgagcACTTTGCCCCAGAGCACACAGAGACTGAGCGGCAGACCTCGGCACTGAACTCAGAACTCTGACTTGGGAGCCCACACTTAACAGTGCTGGCACATTTCTTCATCCATGACTCGGAGCCAAACATCAGCTGCGACCAGTCCCTTTCTTCTTCTAGTCCTGAACTCCCACTCCTCTCACTCTGCCAATCAGAAGCGGCACAAAACATCTCTGGGCCTCCATGGCTCACGTTTAGTGGGCTCTTTGCTTTGAGGATTGAAATACTGGCCCCTACCCTTAGTTGGACTCTATTCTATTCTcccatgaagatttttttttttcttttggctcaaGCTGACCCTGAACTTCTAGGACAAGAGTTAGGGAGGCTTAGGACACACCTGTATGACCTCTGTACCAACCGGTACAGAACTGCCTTGCTGTTTTACCCACCAGTGTGGCTCTGATTGTCCAGGTGAATGTCCACCATGCCCAGGTGAAGAGACACAGACCAAGGGATGGGCGAGGTGTTGGGGGACAAGGGATGCTCCAGACCCTCCCTGCATTGACGgctgccccctctctcctcttAGCCCGGCTCCAGTGCCCAGACCCAAGCCCCCCACTGCTCAATGGACACCCCCAGCCCAGACCCGTTGCCTTCGCCTTTGCcgggggaggaagagaaacctCTGGCTTTACCTCCTCCTGTTCCCCGGGGACGCCGAGGCCGGCGTCCTGGGGGGGCCACCTCCTCGAACCGGACACTCAAGGCCACCCTCCCTCGCAAGCGGGGCCGCCCCACCAAGTCAGGGCAGGAGCCCCCGCTGGCACAGGGGGTGACAGCCCCTGTGGGCGGCGGCAGTGGCAGCGACCTCCTGTTGATTGATGATCAGGGTGTGCCCTATACGGTCTCTGAGGGGTCAGCGGCAGGTTTGCCTGGGGGCTCTGGCCCTAAGAAGGCCCCGCACTTCTGCCCTGTGTGCCTGCGGGCCTTCCCTTACCTCTCTGACCTGGAGCGCCACAGCATCTCGCACTCAGAGCTGAAGCCGCATGAGTGCAAGGATTGCGGCAAGACCTTCAAGCGGTCCAGCCACCTGCGGCGGCACTGCAACATCCATGCCGGCCTCCGGCCCTTCCGCTGCCCACTCTGCCCTCGCCGCTTCCGTGAGGCAGGCGAGCTGGCCCACCACCACCGTGTCCACTCTGGGGAGCGCCCTTACCAGTGCCCTGTCTGCCGGCTGCGCTTCACGGAGGCCAACACTCTCCGGCGCCATGCCAAACGCAAGCACCCTGAAGCCATGGGGGTGCCCCTGTGTTCCCCGGACGCAGGGCCTGAACCGCCGTGGGACGACGAGGGCATTCCAGCAACGGCGGGGGccgaggaggaggtggaggagccGGAGGGGAAAGAGCTGGCTTGACCCACAGCCTGGGCCACCGCTGCCCGGGTCAGACGTAGAGCTGGGGTTTCAGCTGGTGCTGAGCCTGGGCAGGAAAGCTGGGGCACCCTCATACCTGGTGGTCTTCCCGTTGTGGGAGGGGGTCGAGGGTGAGGACCTAAACTCCTGGGTCCTACTGCCTTCTGCCACCCTCCCCGGGACTGACGggcccctgggggcagggaccTCGGAAATAAATCTCTGCCTACTGGCTTCTGTGTGTAATCAGTGTCGGTACCAAGGCTGGCCCTTCCTTCAGATGCCTTCCCTTCCCTATGCCACCCTGATGGGAGTGCATGGAATTTGGGAGAACCCATGTCATGTGCATTGTTATAATGCTTGGCGCTGAGAGCGGTCTTGGAGCTCTCGTCTCCAGCTGACCTCAAAGGGCTCCCTGTAAATATCGGCTCTGAGTAAAACACTGCCCCTCTGCTCAAACGTGACTTTAGGTCCTCATCCCCCATTCCAGCCAGATTCTTGGAAAGCCTGCACCCACTACCTTGCCCTATGTCTTTGTCCTGACACTGGAAGGAAATAAGGAGTTGAGGGCTGTGAGCCGACCCTACGACTTTGGTAAGGCTAGAGGCGGGgccaggagggggcggggctgggacCAAGGGGAAGGCAGTATGTGAGGGTTGTAGGCGGAGCCTAGGGGAAGGTGCGGAGAACTAGGTTGGGGCTCAGATTGCTTTAGGGGTTGGCAGGCAGAAGGTGGGAGCGATTTAGAAGTAATGAGTCAGATTTATTGGGAGAGGAGAGGTTTCAAGGGGAAACTTCAGGAGAGCAAGGTGTTACGAGAGGCGGGAGCTGAGAGATGGACATGACTTACTCAGGCCTAGGGGAGCGAAACGGCGTACCGAAGAAGGGAGTAAGGAAGGGAAACCCCGGAGTCTGAGGGGCTTAGGGGTGAGGGGCGGGGCTGACGCGGGGGCTTGGTGCAGCCTAAAGACCTCTGAAAGGGTGGTTTAGAAGAAAGAGCTGAggctgaggagggagaagggcagcCCTTGGGGACCCGGAGGTCTGGAAGAGCAGGCGAAGCAATGGGCGCCTGGGCGAGGAAATTGGATTTTTGAGGCAGTGGGTGGGGCTTAAGTAATTAAGCCAGAAAATGGGCGTGGCTAGGCGCATGCCGAGAGGCGTGTCTTCACCGGACGTCCGGAGCGTGTGGGCGGTGCCCTAGGAGGCGGACACTCTGGGCGCACGCGCACGTTGCTAAGCTCGGCTACCGGAAGCGGCCTAGGCTATCCCCGTCCGCGTCCCCGAGCCAGTGCGCAGGCGCAGTTCCCCTTCCCGGTCGCCGCCACCGCCCCCTCTTTCCGCTCCTCCACGCCGGCGCCTCGGAGACGGGCGCGACTTCCGCTTCCgggcgggcgggcaggcgggcggcgcggggctgccggggagggggagggggcggcacTTCCGGTCGGGCCCTCGGGTCTCCCCGGAGCGGCGGCGCCTCCTCCGCCTCCTCGGCCTCCTCCCGGCGGAGACCCCTGCGCCGGTGAGTGACGGGGCGCGTGGCCCGGGGGCCGGGGGGCAACGGGGGCGGGGGGTCCCGCCCTGGCCCGCTCTGGTCCGCAGAACGTCCCCGTCCGTGCCTCTCCCGCCGGGCCCTCGCCAGGGGTCCCTAGTCACTGGTCGCCCGTGAGACCTCTCCAGACATCTGCCCCATTAACGCCCCCACGCAGGACAGCTGCCACAGCGCCCTCGTTTGCGGCGAGCCCCGAAACTGCTGCCAGGGCCCCCACTAATGCTTTCTCAGTACCTCGCCTGTGCATAACCCCCCGTCGTTGCCTCCTGCAGGACAGCCCCCCGAACGCCCCAGCACTGCCCTCCCACCCTCCGTTAGTAGCCCCCACCGGTTGCCTCCAGAGGGTTGCGCTAGTGCTGTGCTGCGGAACTGCCCGATCTCTGTGCACACACCACAGCCCCCGCGTCCTgcaccccccgcccgccccctcctCGTGTAAAAATACTTTCTGTTCTGGTCTGCAGCCCAGAATGCCTTTTTGTCCTTGTGCAGCACCCCCACCACCCGCTGTAGGTCTTGAGAATACCCCTTGCCAtcgccccgcgccccccgccccccctccccgccccccagagAACAGCTCCCTCTAGAGTTTTGCTCTCACACCCACATCCTCTCCCCCTTCAGGTAGAAATCGCTGCCGGTTGGGCCCCAGGCTCCGATGAAATGCTTGtgccccgcctccctcccctcccccacctggggCAGCCCCTGTCTTCAGCCCTTGATCCCACAGAACAGTGCCCCACACTGAGGCTGTCCCTCAGGCTGCACCTCTTTCGCTGGCCCTAAGGACTCTCCGCCTGCCACTTCTTGCCCAGCTCCATTTCATCTTCCTGGACACCTAGAGGAGACCCCCAGCCTCCCTATGGCCTGACCTGTTCTACCTAGGCATTGATTGACTGATTAATTCATACATGAATTCAGAGTTGTAGGTACAGGGCATACACAGGTGAAGGAGAGAGATACACACAGTCATTCATTTTGTGGGTTTACAGTTTGAGGAGAGGGTTAAAAACGAGTGAATCAGAGAAATGCTGTTTTCTGGGTTCTCCCAGAGCCCAATGGGCTGCTTCAGAGGTGAAACCTGAATTAGCAGAGGTGACTTAGCCATGTAAAGATCTGGGTGGACTGTTTCAGGTAGCcagaatagcaagtgcaaaggccctgaggtggctGGGATCATGGTGAGTGGAAGAGCACCAGGTGAGGCCGGTGAGGTTGGAGCAGAGAAACTGAAGAGAAGGACGAGGAGGGAGAGGGTTTGATCCTACAGGGCCTTGGGGGTAAGGGCGTTGTGATCAGTTATCTGGCCTTTGTCATCTCTACCAAGCCCAATggtcttcatttgttcattcattcatttgttccacAAGTGTTTGATGAGGAACTCTTACACTCTGGTGCAACAGAATGGCTAGGGATGCAGTagagaacaaaatagacaaaaattccTGCCCTCGTGGAGTGCCTATGCTAGTTCATgggacaattaaaaaacaaaatacctgtGTGAAGAAAATGTAGCAGACAGGATATAGTCGCAGGGGAGAGGGCAAGAAGGCCTCCTTCAAAAGATTCCCGTGGTCATCCTATTGCTTCAAAATGCCACACATCAAAAAGTTACAGCTGTGTGTGAACCCCGTTCCTCCTGGACAACTGCGGCCAAGTGGCCAAGCAGCCAAGGGGCTGCTCTTTCCAGCTCCCCGCTAAGAGTGAAGTGGTTGGGGGGGTGAGTCCTGCATTCTTCCAGTGCTCACATATCTGGACAAACCACGTTCTCTTTTCCGAGCCCTATTCATTCACTTAGTTCACATATATTTTCAGAGACTGACATTGTTCTCGGTCTTGGGAGCCCACCTTCTCCAGGGGGAGGCCGACAACAAGTCAAGCAGAATATCTGGTTTATTAGGTGATGCTGACAGGGAAAGACAGAAATGCAGCAGGCTGGGAAGAGCAGGAATGTTGGTCTGAATGATAGGATACAGGGGTCATGGAGAGCCTCACCAAGGAGACAGCATTTGAACAGAGATGtggaggaggtgagggggagagagagaggtgtatAAATAACAATCAGAGTATTCCAGGCAGAAGCAACAGCCTGTAcaagggccctggggcaggaatgtTGGCACATTGGAGGAGCAGCCAGGTGGCTGTGGAGTCTATGCAGGTCATCATAAAGACTTTGACTTTGAGTGAGATGGGTATCACTGCATGGtctgagcaggagagggacaagtTTGGCTTTAGTCCTCCTGTTTATTAAATGAGTAATAGCAGTGCTTATCTTATGAACCTGTTATGAAGTCTCAGACAAGAGCCATAAGGCACCTAGTAACAGTGCCTGTTGGTGTTCAGTAAATGCTGGTGGCTAGTTCTGGGGCCAGGTGGCATGGCAGTGGGGTGGAGTCTATTTCTAGTATAAGATGGAGTGGGGGCCTTCCCTTGTTTCGAAGAGCGAATAGTGAAGGACGGCATGCTGTCGTGGGTAACACTCTCAAACCCCATTCCTTCAGTTTCTGGCTCTGCTACAGCCTGTTACTGGGGTGACCTTAGGGGATTTGTTGACCTCTGTAGCCCTCAGTCTCTTCTGTGAAACAGAGTTAATAACGGTAATCATGCTCTTGAGTTATCAGAAAGACTCACTGAGTCAACATATGTAAAGGGTTTAGAACAGCTTGGCCCATGGAAAGCACTTCACGTTCCATGTCATTTTGTGTCACTGTTACTGTTATTAACAGGCTAGACTTTTCACAAGTTAACTCTGGTGCAACAGAATGGCCCACAGGTCCTGGTATCAGAGAGACCTGGAATCCAATACGTGCTCTCCCCTTTACTGATTGCATGACCTTGGGGAAATCACCCCCCTGCCAGTTTCCCCACTTAGAAAGTGGCCCCAGCAGTAGTGCAGGACCACTGTGAGGCCTCGGGGTGATGCTACAGCTCAGACCAGTTGAACAGTAAACATAGCCGTTCTGATTAGGACTGCGGGGGCTCCCCCCCGACCCCCAGTCATGACGCTCTCCACACAAAACCCTCCCATGACTCGCCGCTCCTTAGACACTAATTGAGGGCTTGGAGAGGAAATGCCTCCTGTTGACCAGTGGAAATACGGTGAGCCTGAGTGGTTCTGCCCCCCAGTACTACTACCTGCTCCTCACAGCCGCCGCTCTTGGGCATTTTTCCACTGGCCCTTGGGTCGGATGCTCCTTAGAACATCCCTGCCCTTCAAATTCCCTCTTCTGGGGACCACCCCACCATGTCACCTCCATCTCTGCTAACTGaccccctcccttcctcagcGAGTTCTAGGCAGCTCAGTCTCCTCCCTTCGCTTATTCAACAGGCGTTTATGAATAGAGGCTAGCAGTTTACCTCTGGGCCCTGCTTTAGCTGCATCTTCACGAAGTTTTGgtaggttgtgttttcatttttactcccCTGGGGTTCCCTGAGATTTCTCTGTGGAACCACTGGTGACTTCAGAGGGTGTGTTTAGTTCCCACATATCAGCAAATACTTACCAAGCAACCGCGCCGTGCTGGGTGATGTTTTTCGTGCTGGGGGGCCACAGCGGTGAACAAGACAGGCCAAATCCGCATCCTCTTTGGTAAACACGAGGTGAAGGAAATATACTCAGCAGGTCACGGCAGGGACAGTGCTGGAAAGTGCTGCGAGACGCAATGTTAGGGAGGACAGGGTGGGCGTGACATCTGAGCAGAGGCCCAAAGCAGACAGGCACAGGTCGGAACCTTGAGATCTGGGGAACAGTCTCATCACATCGCTGCTCCATCTGTTCGAGACGGTgaccccctttccctccctcccagcccctggcataACCTCTCATAACCTAGAGAACACCCCCAAATACGGCTCCTGCCCCCGCAGCTGCACCCCACCTTTGTCCACCTTAGCAACCTGGAAAAACAACCCTGTGAGGGGAGGGGGTATGTCGAGCCACAggcttgctctgtgaccttgggcaagtctcttgACTTGTCTGTGCTTTTGTGTAATATCCCCATTATCGAATGGGGATAACAGTAGTTCCTATGTCATAGTCTCACAGGTTTGTGGAGATTGAGTTAGCATGTGTAGTGGGCTTGGAACACATTGGACCTATAGGAAATGCCCAGGCAACATTGCCTCTTAATAATATGTACTCTGGGGGGAGGTGAGCTGAGGCGGTGGCTTCTTTCCTAAGACACTTGGCTCCCCACCCCTTCCATTCTACCGCGTGCTGCTCTGTGCCCACCGGGACTGCCTAGCCTGGTCTCCTGGATTTAGGTGTCACCCACAGGCCTCCACGACCACTCCAGCCTTGCCTTTGTTCCTTCTGGAGATCAGATGAACTAGAGGGGGTGTGAAGGGCATGGGCAGTTGAGTCTCGTCCAAGGACACCCAGAGCTAGATGCTAAAAATATCGACCTCTTGGCGAGGGGAGTGGAGGAGACACTCACCTTTCACCTGTTGGGGGAGAGAGCCAGCTGGATGGATGGGGGCTGATGGGCCCGGGCCGTGGTAGTCGCCACGGACCCCTTCTGTgggctgggcacagagccaggcCCCTGGGGGCCAGGAATTATGGCCACGAAGCATACCACATTGGGGGCCCTTCTCTCCACTGGGTCTGCACTGACTTGGTGGAGGTGTTCCCCAgcccctgcgtggctcaggtTTAAAATTAATCGTAGGAGCTGAGGTTCAGGTGTGAGTAGGGGATGCAGACATGGACAGCTGCCATCTGGAATGAAAAGTACGGTAGAGGAGGTGCCCAGAGAGTGACTGCCatggcaggagaggcagggaccctccctgcccccgcgGGGGGTGAGGACAGGAACTGCGCTCCTCGGGTGCCTGCTGTCCGGCTCTTCCCAGGTGTGTGATGGCCTGAAGGTACAGATAGTTCTGGGGACTGAAAGCTAAGTGTTTCCTTACATCCTAGGTGAGCTCCCTTGAGTCCCTGGCAGCCTCAGGGATTGCTGCCCcttttgaaaatggagaaaatgtggaTGGGGAAGGAGTGGGCCTTGAATGCGGGTCTGCCCAGGTGCAGGGTGCATGTATTTTCCGCTGTGTCAGGCTGCCTTCCCTCTCACCGCCTGTCCTCCTGCTGTAACTTTTTTCCTCCAGGTAAACATATTCTACGTCCCAACTTGTAGTAAAAGAACAGGCCCCCGATACTGATTTCATTCCCGTTGTCTTGGTTTGTTGGGACTTCCTGTCACCACTAGTGGCAGCGAGAGTGGTCTCTGTAGAATGCCCTCCACTTTCCCAGGGCCCGTGTGGTGCCTGGAGCTTCCGCCCAAAGGCCATGCCTGGGTGTGCTGGTTGGATGCCCCCATTAGCCTTGGGACGGAGGGATGTGCTTTGTCACCTCTCATTTGTAGATGAGGAAAGCCAGGCACAGAGGGGTTCAGACACTTGCCTGTGGTCACCCAGCTGCGGTGTGGTGGGGCTCAGAGTCGGCCTCGCATTCTGGCTCCAGAGGCCACcttcttttattatcattttatagaattaaaaCTTGAGGGGATTGAAGGCAGGGctcatgtgtgtgttttggagAAGAGGATAGGGCACAGTGTTGAGGCCAGAGAGTTTGCCCGCGGTCTGTGACCAAAGGCCAGGGATGCCAGGAGAAcgagattgggggtggggagcttgaGGGtctgcagggagccctggggatgGGGCTAGGGAGAGGTAGAAAGAATGTGTGAAGACCTCAGAAACaaggggaaaatggaagggatgggggaggaggagcaaagaggaaacagaaaggagGCGGCTGCCGCAGCTGCAGAGGAGCCCACCCTTTGGGGTGTAGGGACAGGGCAGGAGAAAGACAAGGCTGGAAGATGGAGTGTGCCCCGGCGCTTGGCCACGTTCCTCCAGCGCCCACAGCTGGTGCGCTCGGACCTGTTTGCTCAACCCCATCCTCTTCTCTGCAGGGTCTCCCGTTGCCCACCCCGCCCAAGATGGAGGCAAACGCAGCAGGCAGTGccgctgggggtggtgggggcagcgGCATAGGGGGCGAGGACGGGGTTCACTTCCAGAGCTACCCCTTCGACTTTCTGGAGTTCCTCAACCACCAGCGCTTTGAGCCCATGGAGCTCTACGGGGAGCACGCCAAGGCGGTGGCTGCGCTGCCCTGCGCCCCCGGGCCGCCGCCCCAGCCCCCGCCACAGCCCCCTCCGCCCCAGTACGACTACCCGCCCCAGTCCACCTTCAAACCCAAGGCGGAGGCGCCGTCTTCGTCGTCAtcctcgtcgtcgtcgtcgtcgtcgtcctcttcctcctcttcctcccaggcCAAGAAGCCCGACCCGCCCCTGCCACCCACCTTCgggcctcccccgccccccctaTTTGATGCTGCCTTCCCCGCCCCGCAGTGGGGCATCGTCGACCTCTCTGGACACCAGCACCTTTTTGGGAACCTGAAACGAGGAGGGCCCGCCTCCGGGCCGGGGGTGACACCGGGGCTGGCGTCCCCCACCGGCACACCAGGGCCtcttccagccccctcccagACCCCACCGGGACCTGCCACGGGGGCAGCCTGCGACCCGAGCAAGGACGACAAGGGCTACTTCCGCAGGCTCAAGTATCTGATGGAGCGACGCTTCCCGTGTGGTGTGTGCCAGAAGTCCTTCAAGCAGTCCTCGCACCTGGTCCAGCACATGCTGGTGCACTCGGGGGAGCGGCCGTACGAGTGTGGCGTGTGCGGCCGCACCTACAACCACGTCTCCAGCCTCATCCGCCACCGCCGCTGCCACAAGGACATGCCGCCCGCCACCGGGGGCCCGCCGCAGCCGGGGGCACCACTCCCGCCGCTGGGCCTGCCCGCGCCAGTAGCCGGCGcgccccccaccgccgcccccaccccggtGTCCTCCGGCCCGCCCGCGCCGCCCCCAGCCACTGCCACCTCCGCCGCTGGAGCTGCAACCGGGGCAGCCACTGCTGCGGAAGGAACCGGTGCCCCTGCTGGGGTGGGCGTGCCCCCTCCCGCGGCTGGGGGCGGCGAGGGCCCGTTTGCCTGCCCGCTCTGCTGGAAGGTCTTCAAGAAGCCCAGCCACCTCCACCAGCACCAGATCATCCACACCGGCGAGAAGCCCTTCTCCTGCTCCGTGTGCAGTAAGAGCTTCAACCGCAGGGAGAGCCTCAAGCGGCACGTGAAGACGCACTCGGCGGACCTCCTGCGCCTGCCCTGCGGCGTCTGCGGGAAGGCCTTCCGCGACGCCGCCTACCTGCTCAAGCACCAGGCGGCGCACGCGGGTGCCGGCGCAGCGGGGCCTCGGCCCATGTACCCCTGCGACCTGTGCGGCAAATCCTACTCTGCGCCCCAGAGCCTGCTCCGGCACAAGGCGGCGCacgccccgcccgccgcccctgACGCGCCCAAGGACGCCGCGGCCTCGGTCCCGCAGCCCCCGCCGGCCTTCCCTGCGGGCCCCTACCTCCTGCCCCCCGACCCTCAGGCCACGGACAGCGAGAAGGCCGCTGCGGCCGCGGCGGCAGTGGTCTACGGCGCCGTGCCCGTCCCGCTGCTGGGGGCGCACCCGCTGCTGCTCGGCGGGGCCGGGACCAGCGGGGCCGGGGGCTCCGGCGCCAGCGTGCCTGGAAAGACCTTCTGCTGCGGCATCTGCGGGCGGGGCTTTGGGCGGCGCGAGACTCTGAAGCGCCACGAGCGCATCCACACGGGCGAGAAGCCCCACCAGTGCCCCGTGTGCGGGAAGCGCTTCCGGGAGTCCTTCCACCTGAGCAAGCACCACGTGGTGCACACCCGTGAGCGGCCCTACAAGTGTGAGCTCTGCGGCAAAGTCTTTGGCTACCCACAGAGCCTCACCCGCCACCGCCAGGTGCACCGGCTCCAGCTGCCCTGCGCCCTAGCCGGGGCTGCTGGCCTCCCGGCCACCCAGGGCACGCCAGGGGCCTGTGGGCCAGGTGCCTCGGCCACCTCTGCAGGGGCCGCCGATGCACTGAGCTACGCCTGCTCGGACTGCGGCGAGCACTTCCCCGACCTCTTCCACGTGATGAGCCACAAGGAGGCTCATATGGCAGAGAAGCCCTATGGCTGTGACGCGTGCGGCAAGACCTTCGGCTTCATTGAGAATCTCATGTGGCACAAGCTGGTCCACCAGGCAGCCCCCGAGCGTCTTCTCCCGCCAGCACCCggtggcccccagccccaggatggCTCCGGCAGCGCCGATGCGGCCAGTGTGCTGGACAACGGCCTGGCGGGAGAGGTCGGGGCGGCTGTGGCTGCACTGGCCGGGGTGTCCGGGGCTGACGACGCCAGCGGGACAGCGGTggctgggggcagtgggggggccAGTTCAGGCCCTGAGCGCTTCAGCTGTGCCACGTGTGGCCAGAGCTTCAAGCATTTCCTGGGCCTGGTGACTCACAAGTACGTGCACCTGGTGCGGCGGACCCTAGGCTGTGGCCTCTGCGGCCAGAGCTTTGCGGGGGCCTACGACCTGCTCCTGCACCGCCGCAGCCACCGGCAGAAGAGGGGCTTCCGCTGCCCGGTGTGTGGCAAGCGCTTCTGGGAGGCGGCCCTGCTGATGCGCCACCAGCGCTGCCACACGGAGCAGCGGCCCTACCGGTGCGGGGTGTGTGGCCGAGGCTTCCTGCGCTCCTGGTACCTGCGGCAGCATCGTGTGGTGCACACCGGCGAGCGCGCCTTCAAGTGCGGCGTCTGCGCCAAGCGCTTCGCGCAGTCCTCCAGCCTGGCGGAGCATCGGCGGCTGCACGCCGTGGCCCGGCCCCAGCGCTGCGGCGCCTGCGGCAAGACCTTCCGCTACCGCTCCAACCTGCTGGAGCACCAGCGGCTGCACCTGGGGGAGCGCGCCTACCGCTGCGAGCACTGCGGGAAGGGCTTCTTCTACCTGAGCTCGGTGCTGCGCCACCAGCGCGCCCACGAGCCGCCGCGGCCCGAGCTCCGCTGCCCGGCCTGCCTCAAGGCCTTCAAAGACCCTGGCTACTTCCGTAAGCACCTGGCGGCCCACCAGGGCGGCCGGCCCTTCCGCTGCTCCTCCTGTGGCGAGGGCTTCGCCAACACCTACGGCCTCAAGAAACACCGGCTGGCCCACAAAGCTGAGGGCCTGGGGGgtcctggggcaggggcgggcACCTTGGCGGGAAAGGACGCCTGACCAGGAGGGAGGGGTTCCCTTCGCGGCTCCAATCAGATGTCCCCTCCCACACTCACCCCTCCCCAGCTGCTGATCAGATTCTTACCCCTCCTCGCTGTTGCCCCGGCCATCCTTCAGGACTTCAGACAGACTAGCCTCCCTTACCGCCCATGCCCTACAGACTCAAGACTGGATCGCTCCCATCCTGGACCTGTCTGGCCCTCCTCTCACCCTGCCAGCCACTGAACTTGATCCTCCGCCCAACCCCTGTTTTGTAACCTTCCTCATTCTGTCCCCAATAAGCTTTGGTGGAGGATGTGGGTCTGAGCTGCCCCTCCTCATTCCTTTGGGATATGGCTGGAAGGTGGAGTTATGAGCGGAGCCGGGAGGGCACAAGGGGACTGGGTGCTCTTTTggattgtgggggtgggggcggggggcagacgCGGCTTGTACAGAGcggagaaaaataaatcttaccaaCAGGGCT
This region includes:
- the ZNF865 gene encoding zinc finger protein 865, coding for MEANAAGSAAGGGGGSGIGGEDGVHFQSYPFDFLEFLNHQRFEPMELYGEHAKAVAALPCAPGPPPQPPPQPPPPQYDYPPQSTFKPKAEAPSSSSSSSSSSSSSSSSSSSQAKKPDPPLPPTFGPPPPPLFDAAFPAPQWGIVDLSGHQHLFGNLKRGGPASGPGVTPGLASPTGTPGPLPAPSQTPPGPATGAACDPSKDDKGYFRRLKYLMERRFPCGVCQKSFKQSSHLVQHMLVHSGERPYECGVCGRTYNHVSSLIRHRRCHKDMPPATGGPPQPGAPLPPLGLPAPVAGAPPTAAPTPVSSGPPAPPPATATSAAGAATGAATAAEGTGAPAGVGVPPPAAGGGEGPFACPLCWKVFKKPSHLHQHQIIHTGEKPFSCSVCSKSFNRRESLKRHVKTHSADLLRLPCGVCGKAFRDAAYLLKHQAAHAGAGAAGPRPMYPCDLCGKSYSAPQSLLRHKAAHAPPAAPDAPKDAAASVPQPPPAFPAGPYLLPPDPQATDSEKAAAAAAAVVYGAVPVPLLGAHPLLLGGAGTSGAGGSGASVPGKTFCCGICGRGFGRRETLKRHERIHTGEKPHQCPVCGKRFRESFHLSKHHVVHTRERPYKCELCGKVFGYPQSLTRHRQVHRLQLPCALAGAAGLPATQGTPGACGPGASATSAGAADALSYACSDCGEHFPDLFHVMSHKEAHMAEKPYGCDACGKTFGFIENLMWHKLVHQAAPERLLPPAPGGPQPQDGSGSADAASVLDNGLAGEVGAAVAALAGVSGADDASGTAVAGGSGGASSGPERFSCATCGQSFKHFLGLVTHKYVHLVRRTLGCGLCGQSFAGAYDLLLHRRSHRQKRGFRCPVCGKRFWEAALLMRHQRCHTEQRPYRCGVCGRGFLRSWYLRQHRVVHTGERAFKCGVCAKRFAQSSSLAEHRRLHAVARPQRCGACGKTFRYRSNLLEHQRLHLGERAYRCEHCGKGFFYLSSVLRHQRAHEPPRPELRCPACLKAFKDPGYFRKHLAAHQGGRPFRCSSCGEGFANTYGLKKHRLAHKAEGLGGPGAGAGTLAGKDA
- the ZNF524 gene encoding zinc finger protein 524 codes for the protein MDTPSPDPLPSPLPGEEEKPLALPPPVPRGRRGRRPGGATSSNRTLKATLPRKRGRPTKSGQEPPLAQGVTAPVGGGSGSDLLLIDDQGVPYTVSEGSAAGLPGGSGPKKAPHFCPVCLRAFPYLSDLERHSISHSELKPHECKDCGKTFKRSSHLRRHCNIHAGLRPFRCPLCPRRFREAGELAHHHRVHSGERPYQCPVCRLRFTEANTLRRHAKRKHPEAMGVPLCSPDAGPEPPWDDEGIPATAGAEEEVEEPEGKELA